The following are encoded in a window of Mycobacterium decipiens genomic DNA:
- a CDS encoding SpvB/TcaC N-terminal domain-containing protein, translated as MARQQDELLTRWTAESAAQSPISSVAPSISLPKGGGAIRGIGEKFAANPVTGTASMTVPIATSPGRAGLGPQLALSYDSGAGNGPFGFGWTLSLPAVTRKTDKGLPRYRDAEESDVFMLAGVDDLVPEFDASGHRFEDQTTAPGYTVHRYRPRIEAAFARTERWTRHSDGDVHWRALSRENVLTIYGRDANSRIADPADPRRVFSWLISESRDDKGNAILYDYKPEDGAAVDLAQSCERNRGGPDSPLRTAHRHLKRIRYGNRSPLLDENGRRPPFLSAPTMADAEWLFEVVLDYGEHDPDAPRPDDAGLWPCRNDPFSSHRPGFELRTYRLCRRILMFHHFPAEADVGSDCLVRSTDFSYREDDPVASFLTSVTLTSYRRSQTGYLRKSLPPVDFGYNQPVVGEQVHDVDDDSLDNLPDGVAGVACHWLDLDGEGLTGVLAGQAAGWFYKRNESMLTRDATTGAPSARLAPVERIEPQPLDSVPAAGQRQFLDLAGDGHLDLVTLAPPVAGFHERDDERGWSPFHAFESMPNVAWTDPGLRFVDLTGDGHADILLAENHAFTWHPSLAETGFGPPQSVATATDEERGPRVVFTDRTETILLADMSGDGLSDIMRIRNGDVCYWPNLGYGRFGTKVAMDGAPWFDSPDQFDPRRLRLADIDGSGVTDIIYLGRDRIRFWFNLSGNGWSDARELAAFPTVDNVATVAAVDLLGNGTACLVWSSPLEGSGGNAMKYVPLMAEGKPHLLISTRNNLGAETRVRYAPSTYFYLKDKRDGRSWVTRLPFPVHVVERVETLDRISRNRFVTRYAYHHGYFDGPEREFRGFGMVEQFDTEEFAALSTDDTFPDAVNIDTASHVPPVHTKTWFHTGAFIGAEKIERRYECDYFHDEGVPPLPDTQLPTTVKRRDGAEQPCRLSTEEMRQACRALKGAMLRQEVYARDGSDVEGLPYRVTENNYTIELLQPSSPNRHAVFFTHAREAVTLQYERKLYDVGATKQTDPRITHVVTLATDGYGNVLRTATIAYGRRIDDPLLSAEDRQKQSTTLIVYTERDHTNAVATTENHRAPLPAETRGYEILALSPIVDQGLFGFDALQEQLQLASDGSHDLAYEDFDAASAADEPHRRLIEHTRTLYRRDDLAGPLPLGEIETYALPFENYNKAFTLGLAHATYVASGKLLEAELGADLVEGGYVQVEGDTGWWMPSGRIFLAPEPGATAAQELSVARQHFFMPRRFRDPFHNDTRVRYDDYDLLALETADALQNKLTVGERSGTGAVEPRIDYRLLQPTLITDPNGNRTAVAFDVLGLVAGTSVMGKPDESLGDSLQDFVPDLSQEQIDAFFADPRAQAASLLGNATTRVIYDNDRYFRSGDPAQPTFVATIAREHHMSDLAPGAVSPMQVAFGYSDGFARETQRKTQAEPGPVEDGGPNVTARWVGSGWTVFDNKANPVRRYEPFFSASHWFEFARALGVSATLFYDPLGRVAAALHPNHTFEKTLFAPWRHETWDVNDTVALDPLTDTDVSQYFMRLAPAAYSPTWLAMRTQPAFAALAHQRWPDAAVRTAESRAAEQAVAHAHTPTVRHFDVLGRTFLTLLDNGAATKQVTRVDLDIEGNQRAVIDAKGRIVMRYAYDLAGNRTYQASMDAGERWALHDVSAKPIRAWDSRSVVRRLTYDELRRPMELFVTEGTNERLVQRTVYGEQQGDAANHRTRIFQEFDGAGFIIRDTYDFKGNLLQGRRRYLADYKSVADWQQSPALETETFSSSTTYDALNRLATVTTPDGSTYRPAFNKAGLIKSINVHLQGAESATPFVTNIDYDAKGRRTFIHYANGVATRYAYDSETFRLIGVNTTRNLGFNEFSSQVFADASNLQDLKYSCDPAGNITRIENRALRTTIHDNQLVEPVCHYVYDALYRLTEANGREHIGQTAFSSDSSDRSYRDHPFAGPNADPNDLQALRNYMERYEYDAVGNFERVIHHAKNGDWTRHYEYGEPSLIEPFRQNNRLTGIAVGETTETYSHDEHGNILTMPHLAEMTWDFKDMLKSVNLRGGGIAYYVYDASGRRIRKIVERQNGTRQKERLYFGSYEVYREYGGDGGTVALERETLYVMDDERRVALVETLTRGNESTLRQEVRFQLGDQLDSTNLELNTAGQLISYEEYHPYGTTSYQAARSGAEASSKRHRYTSKERDEETGFYYYGARYYAAWLGRWVSCDPAGISEGVNPFLFVVCNPIVLVDPDGWSPEDAAALRTDLTNAYLAQAHSAEQLRLLNSNLSVLEGRLDRLQGEHVSMLLEGETKLSESEFGQQNKQYEQSIKSTKQQIAGVQQKIVETTKALGRATDNAIALQKKAAKLGVDVTEVRKRAETQLYDEKLAKKGGGKGGGGTKGGGGGGSGGPKGGGPGGSPKGGAGAAPKGGGGSGSAGGGMFGWGMAILNMAFLAYDIGKAETPEQKVDVLKDTARDSAIGAGVIFNLARIPVVGLPLATAATGFSIGYKGGTIIAEHVPDPVHVAVGETIAEPGPSGWGAGPTFMDPFFIPLGKFVIGDVDAPSVPPPPEPVRTLTPQERNDAKLERLKDAY; from the coding sequence ATGGCAAGGCAACAGGATGAACTGCTGACGCGATGGACTGCTGAGTCCGCAGCCCAATCTCCGATTTCTTCTGTCGCGCCATCGATTTCCCTTCCCAAGGGTGGCGGCGCGATCCGCGGCATCGGCGAGAAGTTTGCCGCCAACCCGGTCACCGGCACCGCCTCGATGACGGTGCCAATCGCCACGTCGCCCGGTCGGGCCGGTCTCGGTCCTCAGCTTGCGCTGTCGTACGATTCCGGCGCAGGTAACGGGCCGTTCGGCTTTGGTTGGACGCTCAGTCTGCCCGCCGTCACACGCAAGACCGACAAGGGATTGCCGCGCTACCGTGATGCCGAAGAGTCCGACGTCTTCATGCTGGCGGGCGTCGACGACCTGGTGCCCGAGTTCGATGCCAGCGGTCATCGGTTCGAGGATCAAACGACGGCTCCTGGCTACACGGTGCACCGCTATCGCCCGCGTATCGAAGCCGCCTTCGCGCGCACCGAGCGCTGGACGCGCCATAGCGACGGGGACGTGCATTGGCGTGCGCTGTCGCGCGAAAACGTCCTCACGATCTACGGCAGAGACGCCAATTCACGGATCGCCGACCCGGCCGACCCACGCCGAGTCTTCAGTTGGTTGATCAGCGAGTCGCGCGATGACAAGGGCAACGCCATCCTCTACGACTACAAACCGGAAGACGGCGCGGCGGTGGATCTGGCACAGTCCTGCGAACGCAATCGCGGCGGCCCCGACAGCCCGCTGCGCACCGCGCACCGCCATCTCAAACGCATCCGCTATGGCAACCGATCGCCACTGCTCGATGAGAACGGACGTCGCCCTCCTTTCCTCTCGGCCCCCACGATGGCCGACGCCGAGTGGCTGTTCGAGGTCGTGCTGGACTATGGCGAACACGATCCCGACGCGCCGCGTCCCGACGATGCCGGCTTGTGGCCCTGTCGAAACGATCCCTTCTCGAGCCATCGGCCGGGCTTCGAGCTGCGCACCTACCGCCTCTGCCGGCGCATTCTGATGTTCCATCACTTCCCAGCCGAGGCCGATGTGGGGTCGGACTGCCTGGTGCGCTCCACCGACTTCAGCTATCGCGAGGACGACCCCGTTGCGTCATTCCTGACGTCGGTCACGCTCACCTCGTACCGGCGCAGCCAGACCGGCTATCTCCGTAAGTCGTTGCCACCCGTCGACTTCGGCTACAACCAGCCTGTCGTCGGCGAACAGGTTCACGACGTCGATGACGATAGCCTGGACAATCTCCCGGACGGCGTAGCGGGCGTTGCGTGCCACTGGCTCGACCTCGACGGCGAGGGCCTGACCGGCGTCCTGGCCGGGCAGGCGGCCGGTTGGTTCTACAAGCGCAACGAATCGATGTTGACCCGCGACGCGACCACGGGCGCCCCCTCCGCGCGCCTCGCGCCGGTCGAAAGGATTGAGCCGCAGCCTCTGGACAGCGTGCCGGCGGCAGGCCAACGGCAATTCCTCGACCTTGCCGGCGACGGCCATCTCGACCTGGTGACCCTGGCGCCGCCGGTAGCGGGTTTTCACGAGCGCGATGACGAACGCGGCTGGAGTCCCTTTCACGCGTTCGAGTCGATGCCCAATGTCGCGTGGACCGATCCCGGCCTCAGGTTCGTCGATCTGACGGGCGACGGCCACGCCGACATCCTGCTCGCCGAGAACCACGCCTTCACGTGGCACCCGTCATTGGCCGAAACAGGTTTTGGCCCACCGCAATCCGTTGCCACCGCAACAGACGAGGAACGTGGCCCGCGGGTGGTATTCACCGACCGCACCGAGACGATTCTCCTCGCCGACATGTCGGGCGATGGATTGAGCGACATCATGCGCATCCGCAACGGCGATGTGTGCTACTGGCCCAACCTCGGCTACGGCAGGTTCGGCACGAAGGTGGCCATGGACGGCGCACCGTGGTTCGACTCCCCCGACCAGTTCGATCCGCGCCGCCTGCGCCTGGCCGACATCGACGGCTCTGGCGTCACCGACATCATCTACCTGGGCCGCGATCGAATCCGCTTCTGGTTCAACCTGTCCGGTAACGGTTGGAGCGACGCGCGCGAGCTGGCCGCCTTTCCCACCGTGGACAACGTCGCCACCGTCGCAGCCGTCGACCTGCTCGGCAACGGCACGGCGTGTCTGGTGTGGTCCTCACCACTGGAAGGGTCGGGCGGCAACGCCATGAAGTATGTACCGCTGATGGCGGAGGGCAAGCCGCATTTGCTGATCTCGACCCGCAACAACCTCGGCGCGGAAACGAGAGTGCGCTACGCGCCGTCGACGTACTTCTACCTCAAGGACAAGCGCGACGGACGGTCGTGGGTCACGCGTCTGCCCTTCCCGGTGCACGTCGTCGAACGTGTCGAAACGCTCGACCGCATCAGCCGCAATCGCTTCGTGACGCGCTATGCCTATCACCACGGCTATTTCGACGGCCCCGAGCGCGAGTTCCGCGGCTTCGGCATGGTCGAGCAGTTCGACACCGAGGAGTTCGCGGCCCTCAGCACCGACGACACGTTTCCCGACGCTGTCAACATCGACACCGCGTCGCACGTGCCGCCCGTGCACACCAAAACCTGGTTTCATACCGGCGCCTTCATCGGTGCCGAGAAGATCGAGCGCCGCTACGAATGCGACTACTTCCATGACGAGGGCGTGCCGCCACTGCCCGACACGCAGCTGCCGACCACAGTCAAGCGACGCGACGGCGCCGAACAGCCGTGCCGCCTTTCCACCGAGGAGATGCGTCAAGCCTGTCGTGCACTCAAGGGTGCAATGCTTCGGCAGGAGGTCTACGCGCGCGACGGCAGCGACGTGGAAGGGCTCCCCTACCGGGTGACGGAAAACAACTACACGATCGAGCTATTGCAGCCGAGCAGCCCGAACCGGCACGCCGTGTTCTTCACGCATGCCCGCGAGGCGGTCACGCTCCAGTACGAACGCAAGCTTTACGACGTCGGCGCAACCAAACAGACCGACCCTCGGATCACGCATGTCGTCACGCTCGCGACCGATGGATACGGCAACGTGCTGCGGACGGCGACGATCGCCTATGGCCGCCGAATCGACGATCCGCTGTTGTCCGCCGAAGACCGTCAGAAGCAGAGCACCACCCTCATCGTCTATACCGAGAGGGACCATACCAACGCCGTAGCGACCACCGAGAACCATCGTGCGCCGCTGCCGGCCGAAACTCGGGGCTATGAAATCCTCGCGCTCTCACCGATTGTGGACCAAGGGTTGTTTGGCTTCGACGCGCTACAAGAGCAGTTGCAACTAGCGAGCGACGGCAGCCACGATCTGGCGTACGAAGACTTCGACGCTGCGAGCGCGGCCGATGAACCCCACCGGCGCCTGATCGAGCACACACGCACCCTCTACCGACGCGACGACCTCGCCGGACCGCTTCCATTGGGCGAGATCGAAACGTACGCACTGCCTTTCGAGAACTACAACAAGGCGTTCACGCTGGGCCTCGCGCACGCGACGTATGTGGCGAGCGGCAAGCTCCTAGAAGCGGAGCTGGGCGCTGACCTTGTCGAGGGGGGTTACGTCCAGGTCGAAGGTGATACGGGTTGGTGGATGCCGTCCGGCCGGATATTCCTTGCTCCTGAGCCGGGCGCGACAGCCGCACAAGAACTCTCCGTCGCCCGCCAGCATTTCTTCATGCCGCGTCGCTTCCGCGATCCTTTTCACAATGACACTCGAGTCCGTTACGACGACTATGACCTGCTGGCGCTGGAAACCGCCGATGCACTGCAGAACAAGCTCACGGTTGGCGAACGAAGCGGCACCGGCGCCGTCGAGCCCCGCATCGACTATCGCCTGCTGCAGCCGACGCTGATCACCGATCCCAACGGCAACCGCACGGCGGTCGCCTTCGACGTGCTTGGACTGGTCGCCGGCACATCGGTGATGGGAAAGCCGGACGAATCTCTCGGCGATTCGCTGCAAGACTTCGTGCCGGATCTGAGCCAGGAACAAATTGATGCCTTCTTTGCCGATCCGCGGGCCCAGGCAGCCAGCCTCCTCGGAAATGCCACCACCCGCGTCATATATGACAACGACCGATACTTCCGCTCCGGCGATCCGGCCCAACCCACCTTCGTCGCCACGATCGCACGCGAGCATCACATGAGCGATCTCGCACCGGGTGCGGTGTCACCGATGCAAGTCGCCTTTGGATACAGCGATGGCTTCGCCCGCGAGACCCAGCGGAAGACCCAGGCGGAACCCGGCCCTGTCGAGGATGGCGGTCCGAATGTCACTGCGCGCTGGGTCGGCAGCGGCTGGACCGTCTTTGACAACAAGGCCAACCCGGTCCGTCGGTACGAACCATTCTTCAGCGCCAGCCATTGGTTCGAGTTCGCCCGGGCTCTCGGTGTCAGCGCGACGCTGTTCTACGACCCGCTCGGACGGGTGGCGGCCGCGCTGCACCCCAATCACACGTTCGAAAAGACGCTATTCGCCCCTTGGCGGCACGAGACTTGGGACGTCAACGACACTGTGGCGCTCGATCCGCTCACCGACACCGACGTCAGTCAATACTTCATGCGGCTGGCGCCAGCCGCCTACTCGCCGACCTGGTTGGCCATGCGGACCCAACCGGCGTTCGCTGCGCTAGCCCACCAACGTTGGCCGGATGCCGCCGTTCGCACAGCCGAGAGCCGTGCTGCCGAACAGGCTGTCGCACACGCACATACGCCGACTGTCAGGCATTTCGACGTGTTGGGACGAACGTTTCTGACTCTGTTGGACAACGGAGCGGCCACTAAGCAGGTGACCCGAGTGGACCTCGACATCGAAGGCAATCAGCGTGCTGTCATTGACGCCAAGGGGCGCATCGTCATGCGCTACGCCTACGATTTGGCGGGCAACCGTACCTACCAGGCCAGCATGGACGCGGGCGAGCGTTGGGCGTTGCACGACGTCTCCGCCAAGCCCATCCGTGCCTGGGACAGTCGTTCCGTCGTGCGACGACTGACCTATGACGAACTTCGGCGCCCGATGGAACTGTTTGTGACCGAAGGGACCAACGAGCGACTCGTACAACGGACGGTCTATGGCGAACAGCAAGGCGACGCCGCCAATCATCGCACTCGCATCTTCCAGGAGTTCGATGGTGCGGGCTTCATCATCAGAGACACCTACGACTTCAAGGGGAATCTGCTCCAGGGCCGACGCCGGTACCTAGCCGACTACAAAAGCGTCGCGGACTGGCAACAGTCGCCCGCCCTCGAGACTGAGACGTTCTCAAGCAGCACAACCTATGACGCGCTCAATCGGTTGGCGACAGTTACCACGCCGGACGGCAGCACGTATCGCCCGGCATTCAACAAAGCTGGCCTGATCAAAAGCATCAACGTGCATCTTCAGGGGGCGGAATCAGCTACGCCGTTCGTAACCAACATTGACTACGACGCAAAGGGTCGGCGAACGTTCATCCACTATGCCAACGGCGTCGCTACGAGGTATGCATACGATTCTGAGACGTTCCGTCTAATCGGCGTCAACACGACCCGTAATCTTGGCTTCAACGAGTTCTCCTCACAAGTCTTTGCCGATGCGAGCAACTTGCAGGACCTGAAGTATAGCTGCGACCCTGCAGGCAACATCACCCGCATAGAAAACAGGGCATTGAGAACGACTATCCACGACAATCAGTTAGTCGAACCCGTCTGCCATTACGTTTATGACGCACTCTATCGTCTCACCGAGGCGAACGGTCGGGAGCACATCGGCCAGACGGCATTCAGCTCCGATTCTTCGGACCGGAGTTATCGGGACCACCCTTTCGCCGGGCCAAACGCGGATCCGAACGACCTGCAAGCACTGCGCAACTATATGGAGCGCTACGAATACGACGCGGTCGGAAATTTCGAGCGTGTGATCCATCACGCGAAGAATGGCGACTGGACGCGACACTACGAATACGGTGAGCCGAGCCTGATCGAACCCTTTAGGCAAAACAATCGACTAACTGGCATAGCGGTCGGCGAAACGACGGAGACCTACAGTCACGACGAACATGGAAACATCCTGACGATGCCGCATCTCGCCGAGATGACCTGGGACTTCAAGGACATGTTGAAGAGCGTGAATCTCCGGGGTGGCGGGATCGCCTACTACGTGTACGACGCAAGCGGTCGCCGCATACGAAAAATTGTGGAGCGCCAGAACGGCACGCGGCAAAAGGAGCGGCTCTATTTTGGGAGCTACGAGGTTTATCGTGAGTATGGCGGCGACGGCGGCACCGTCGCGCTCGAACGTGAAACTTTGTACGTGATGGATGATGAGCGTCGAGTTGCACTAGTCGAAACACTTACCCGGGGCAACGAGAGTACGCTCAGGCAAGAGGTGCGCTTTCAGCTCGGCGATCAACTGGATTCAACAAACCTTGAGCTGAATACAGCCGGCCAGCTGATCTCATACGAGGAATATCATCCGTACGGCACGACTTCCTACCAGGCAGCGCGGAGCGGTGCTGAGGCCAGTTCGAAACGACACAGATATACAAGTAAGGAACGTGATGAGGAGACTGGCTTTTATTATTATGGGGCGCGGTACTACGCTGCCTGGCTCGGACGGTGGGTGAGCTGCGATCCGGCGGGTATCAGCGAAGGGGTGAATCCCTTCTTGTTCGTCGTCTGCAACCCGATCGTGCTCGTAGATCCAGACGGATGGAGCCCAGAGGATGCGGCAGCGCTTCGAACCGACCTCACAAATGCCTATCTGGCACAAGCGCATTCAGCGGAGCAGCTGCGTCTTCTCAACAGCAACCTGAGTGTCCTTGAAGGCCGTCTCGACCGCCTTCAAGGCGAACATGTCTCCATGTTGCTGGAAGGAGAAACGAAACTCAGCGAATCGGAATTCGGTCAGCAGAACAAGCAGTACGAGCAGAGCATCAAGAGCACGAAACAGCAGATTGCGGGCGTGCAGCAAAAGATCGTGGAGACGACGAAAGCGCTTGGCCGCGCTACGGATAACGCCATTGCGCTGCAGAAGAAGGCTGCCAAGCTCGGTGTTGATGTCACGGAAGTCAGGAAGAGAGCTGAAACTCAGCTGTACGACGAGAAGTTGGCCAAGAAGGGCGGCGGCAAAGGCGGCGGCGGGACGAAGGGCGGTGGCGGTGGCGGCAGCGGAGGGCCGAAGGGTGGTGGTCCGGGCGGATCACCGAAGGGCGGTGCCGGCGCCGCACCGAAGGGTGGCGGAGGAAGCGGTTCCGCGGGTGGTGGCATGTTCGGTTGGGGCATGGCCATCCTGAATATGGCATTCCTGGCCTACGACATTGGTAAAGCCGAGACGCCCGAGCAGAAGGTAGATGTGCTCAAGGACACCGCACGCGACAGCGCGATCGGCGCGGGAGTCATCTTCAATCTGGCAAGAATCCCGGTAGTCGGCCTGCCGCTGGCGACCGCGGCCACCGGGTTTTCGATAGGTTACAAGGGCGGCACCATCATTGCCGAGCATGTTCCGGACCCTGTTCACGTGGCGGTCGGAGAGACAATCGCCGAGCCGGGACCAAGCGGATGGGGCGCGGGACCGACCTTCATGGATCCCTTCTTCATCCCGCTTGGGAAATTCGTCATCGGCGATGTGGACGCGCCGTCCGTGCCGCCACCCCCGGAACCCGTTCGTACATTGACGCCGCAAGAACGCAACGACGCGAAGTTGGAGAGGTTGAAGGACGCCTACTAG